The following are encoded together in the Streptomyces sp. NBC_01465 genome:
- a CDS encoding DUF5999 family protein encodes MCQHEPPCPTAASADREAALLVAHHPEQGWSLLCNGVLLFEDTGELLPDGRIIAPHRPLGVGQVVAAA; translated from the coding sequence ATGTGCCAGCACGAGCCACCCTGCCCGACAGCCGCCTCCGCCGACCGGGAGGCCGCGCTCCTCGTGGCACACCACCCGGAGCAGGGCTGGAGCCTGCTGTGCAACGGCGTCCTCCTCTTCGAGGACACCGGCGAGCTGCTGCCGGACGGACGGATCATCGCACCGCACCGTCCCCTGGGCGTGGGACAGGTGGTGGCCGCCGCCTAG